Below is a genomic region from bacterium.
GTTCGTTATCTCCATCCCAAAAAAGGCAGTGCCAAATATAAAGAAAATTGCTACTGGAAGCATGCGCGGTATGGAAGAAGTTCGGCGCGTTGGACTACAAAGAATGCAAAATTGATGATGCTGCTCCGAAATATGTAACCTTTACCTTTGCTAAGATGGCAAAAACCAAGCCGACCGAAGACGTGTGGTTCTCTTTTATTACCTTCAAGTCCAAAGCACATCGCAACGAAGTAAATAAAAAGTCATGGCTTTCTTCGATAAAAAGTACGGTGACAAAATGGATATGCCGTTCGACATGGAAGCAGCTTCTCCTATGCCAGGCTTCCAAAGTTGAAGTGGGAATGTAAACAACGCTCACAAAACACGGCGAAAGCAGCATTGCTATCATTAACCAAAACTTGTATGCAAAAATTATTCCCCACCTATGGTTTGATACTCAAGCCAAGGAGGCAGCAGAATTTTATACTGCTTTGTTTCGGACTCTCGGGTAAAAATACCACCACCTTACATAACACGCCCTCTGGCGACTGTGACATTGTCACTTTCAGTGATGGGATACACCATTATGTGCATGAGTGCAGGGCCAGCATTCAAAGTTAATCCATCGGTATCGTTCATGGTGAATTTCGACCCTTCCCGCATAGAGAATGCCAAAGAAAAACTGGATCAAGTATGGAAAAGGCTTGCTGATGACGGAAAGATCATGATGCCGCTGCAAGAATACCCTTTTAGCAAACATTACGGCTGGGTAGAAGATAAGTTCGGTGTTTCCTGGCAACTAATGCTAACGGATCCGTCTGGTGATGAACGGCCAAATATTATTCCTTCTATGATGTTTATAGGGGAAAATTATGGCAAAGCCCGCAGAGCTACAGATTTTTATCTTTCTGTATTCAAAGACACGGAACGGGGCACTATCGCCACCTATCCGGCAGGCATGAAACCAGACACAGAGGGTAACATTATGTTTACCGATTTTAAATTAGAAAAACAGTGGTTTGCAGCCATGGATAGCGCGCGAATGCATGACTTCAACTTCACCGGAAGCAATTTCCTTTATCATTAATTGTAAAGACCAGGAAGAAATGGACTATTACTGGAACAAGCTCACCGCGATACCAGAGTCCGAACAATGCGGCTGGCTTAAAGATAAGTACGGATTCTCGTGGCAAATCAACCCAATAGAAATGAGTGAGATGATGGAAAAAGGAACACCAGAACAAATTGACCGAGTTACCCAGGCTTTTTTGCCAATGAAGCGCTTAGATCTGGCAACGCTCCGCCAAGCTTACGAAAGAAAGTAGCTTAATGTTATACTTAATCTAGTAATTAACATAAATTTATGGATTGGCATATAGTAGCCTTAGCAGGGCATTTAATTGGCTTCGCACTTGGAGCTGGAGGGGCAACCATCAGCGACATCACCTTTCTTAACGCAATTCGCGAGCGAAAATTATCAGCAGAGCAGCACCGCTTTCTGATGATGATCTCTAAAGTAGTATGGCTGGGATTCATTTTACTGGTAATCTCTGGGGCGGCAATGTTTGCTCTTATATACATAGAGAACCATTCTCTGCCGATGCTCGCTGCTGCCCGATGGCAGGCAAAACTGACATTAGTCGGAATTGTATTGATTAACGGTATATACTTTAAAGTCAAAGTCTTTCCAGCGCTAAAAAACATGGTTGGCCAGGAGCTAAATCACAAGAGTATTGGCGTGAGCTTATGGAGGCTCGCCGTGCCTGGCACTATTTCTATCTTATCCTGGTATAGCATCCTAGTATTGAGCATTTTACCGCGAGGATTAAATATTCCCCTTGGGTATTTTATCTTCATTTATGCAGTGCTGCTGATTTGCGGAATTATCATCAGCAAAACTTTGCTAAAAAAACTGCTGGGCAATTACAGTTTGTCTCTCCATAACTAAACTGCCAAACAAAATTCTACTCTGATCAAGAAATAATTTAAAAATGACCTTCTTTTATATCGCAGTTGTGTTGATAAATCTGCTCGCCTTTGCGGTAATCGGCTCAGATAAAAAGCGCAGCATCAATAACGGCGAACGCGTTAGCGAAGTAAACTTATTTTTTGTGGGCCATATTTTTTTGGCTCTGCAGGGGTGTTGCTGGGCATGCTCGCTTTTAGACATAAGACTCAAAAACTCAAATTTATTTTTGGCATCACTATTCTGCTGCTGCAGCAAGTGATTACTTTTTACCTGCTTTGGACAAAATAAAAAACCGGCCCAAAAGGCGGTTTTTATTTTAAGTGGTTTTGCTTTAGAAAGTAGAGTCTCCTTAAGGTCAACCGTAATGGCCATGTTTAAAGCTTCTGTGAAAGTAGAACCCATAGCCCGTTTCCGAATATCCTTTAATTCGGAGTTGTAACCGATTAAATCCACCACGATGCCTTTGTTGGTTTTAAAAGCTTTCATAGAGTTCCCCCGGCATATCCATGACGATAAGAACCCTAGGTTGTCCCCAAACTTCAGAAGCTCGGAAAAGTTTTTCCACATCTTTGAAAAATTTGGAACAAGCTCTATTGGTTTTCTCCAACATGGTGCTCGCTAAGGTGGACCACTCTGCGAAAATTTCTTTTCCATCGTGGGTATCGATGCGCATAACCACATCACGCGCTGAAGATGACCAAGCTTTCAATATTGCTCCCTGGCTAATCGCCAAGTCAATCCCTTCTAATTTCATACTTCCTCCTAAGTTAAGCTAGCTGGTTATGATACCTAAAAAGAGGCCGTATGTCAACTTCCTGATTTTGACCCATCTATCAAAATCCAGTACTATTAAATTAGCAATTAAACATTTTTATTATGGACTCTCAACAAAACCATGGTCAAAACCACGGGCACCATGACCAAACCAAACATCACGAACCAAAGAGCACCTTAACCGGCTTGGAAGGTTTCTTCGACACTTACTTGCGCGAAAAGGCTCCTTTTCAATTCCCGCCAAATGCCCGCGAATGGATCGTAAAGTATGGTCCCTGGATTATGCTGATTTTCGTGATCCTCGGCGCCCTAATCCTCATCCCTGCAACGCTAATCGCCCTTGGCCTGACTGCAGTGAGCGTCCCATTCGCTGCCGCAACAGGCAATCTTGGCCTTACCGGTCTAGGCGTAATCAGCTTGCTGCTAAGCGTAGTTGTACTGATTATGGGAAAGCAGTGGCCATCCCTGCTTTAATAGAGCGCAAAATGTCTGGCTGGCAATTAGCTTATTATGCCTCCCTGCTGTCCGCCGTGAGTTCGTTATTAATGATGAGCATCCTCGGCGCAGTTATCGGTTTAGCTATCAGTATGTATATTTTGTTCCAAATCCGCTCCTACTATAAATAATTTATTAAAATAATATGAAAGTGAAAGTTGAACAACACTTCTTTTCCGGAGGCCTCTGGATCGCAGCCTGGCTGTTTACCATCGGCTCCTTAGGACTATCTTTCGGACAAGGCGTCCTGGCTATCCT
It encodes:
- a CDS encoding DUF1428 family protein: MLLEACAVWKKFGALDYKECKIDDAAPKYVTFTFAKMAKTKPTEDVWFSFITFKSKAHRNEVNKKSWLSSIKSTVTKWICRSTWKQLLLCQASKVEVGM
- a CDS encoding DUF1294 domain-containing protein — translated: MTFFYIAVVLINLLAFAVIGSDKKRSINNGERVSEVNLFFVGHIFLALQGCCWACSLLDIRLKNSNLFLASLFCCCSK